The Gadus macrocephalus chromosome 13, ASM3116895v1 genome includes a window with the following:
- the pusl1 gene encoding tRNA pseudouridine synthase-like 1, whose translation MHNCARYLIFFQYIGTKYSGVVRSPPHQQQKKGVQNHIEDAVRRLKPVNPVSLSVSSRTDSGVHALSNSAHLDLQRSNDKPPFTDDVLLEALNFHLLSEEIRVTRAQRVPADFHARYRAQSRTYVYRIALGTPHHSQLPLTDHSLCWGLHNTELNVKAMNEAASLLVGTHDFSSFRAVNSDMPFKSPVKTLDLANIAPGNAFVQAHFHRDIQFWELTFKSKSFLYKQVRRLTGALVAVGQGRLSVAQLRELLEARDTRAYPQGTVAPARGLFLTRVDYNQADLQFPEEGEERGLSPSVNPED comes from the exons ATGCACAACTGCGCACGCTATCTGATATTTTTCCAATACATTGGAACAAAATATAG TGGTGTAGTGAGGTCTCCCCCACATCAGCAGCAAAAGAAAGGAGTTCAGAACCATATAGAG GATGCAGTGAGGCGGTTGAAACCAGTCAACCcagtgtctctgtccgtctccagCAGAACTGATAGTGGTGTCCACGCCCTCTCTAACTCCGCCCATCTGGACCTCCAGCGCAGCAATGATAAACCGCCGTTTACTGATGACGTGCTCCTCGAAGCCCTCAACTTCCACCTGCTGTCGGAGGAGATCAG GGTCACCCGTGCTCAGCGCGTGCCCGCTGACTTCCACGCCCGTTACCGCGCCCAGTCCCGGACCTACGTCTACCGGATAGCCCTGGGCACCCCCCACCACTCACAGCTCCCCCTGACCGACCACAGCTTGTGCTGGGGTCTCCACAATAC GGAGTTGAACGTGAAGGCCATGAACGAGGCAGCCTCCCTGCTGGTGGGGACGCACGACTTCAGCAGCTTCAGGGCTGTGAACTCCGATATGCCCTTTAAAAGCCCCGTCAAGACCCTGGACCTCGCCAACATAGCCCCCGGGAACGCATTTGTGCAGGCCCATTTCCACAG AGATATCCAGTTCTGGGAGCTGACCTTTAAAAGCAAATCCTTCCTCTATAAGCAG GTCCGGAGGTTGACGGGAGCCCTGGTGGCGGTGGGCCAGGGACGGCTCTCTGTAGCCCAGCTGagagagctgctggaggcccGGGACACTCGGGCCTACCCCCAGGGCACTGTGGCTCCAGCGCGGGGCCTCTTCCTCACCAGGGTGGACTACAACCAAGCAG ACCTGCAGTTtccagaagagggagaggaaaggggtCTTTCTCCTAGTGTAAACCCAGAAGACTAA
- the ddx19b gene encoding ATP-dependent RNA helicase DDX19B yields the protein MATDSWALAVDEQEAAADSISTLQIKDTLEENGTAGSAVNKTEESSTAAKSEPDAPTKTTDEDEKDDKAAQSLLNKLIRSNLVNTTHQVEVLQRDPNSPLYSVKSFEELRLKPQLLQGVYALGFNRPSKIQETALPMMLAEPPQNLIAQSQSGTGKTAAFVLAMLSHVDPNKKYPQCLCVSPTYELALQTGKVIEQMGKHYPEVQLVYAIRGNKLQRGMKLQEQIVIGTPGTMLDWCIKFKFIDPKMIKVFVLDEADVMIATQGHQDQSIRIQRTLPKDCQMLLFSATFEESVWNFAKRIVPDPNIIKLKREEETLDTIKQYYVQCTSKEEKFQALCNIYGAITIAQAMVFCHTRKTAGWLAGELSREGHQVALLSGEMQVEQRAAVIDRFRDGKEKVLVTTNVCARGIDVEQVSVVINFDLPVDREGNPDNETYLHRIGRTGRFGKRGLAINMVDSKFAMNVLTRIQEHFNKKIEKLDTDDLDEIEKISS from the exons ATGGCTACGGACTCGTGGGCTCTCGCTGTGGATGAACAAGAGGCGGCGGCCGACTCG ATAAGCACCCTACAAATTAAAGACACACTAGAGGAAAATG GAACTGCTGGCAGCGCTGTCAACAAAACAGAAGAGAGCAGTACAGCAGCCAAGTCGGAACCAGACGCCCCAACCAAGACAACAGACGAGGATGAGAAAG ATGACAAAGCGGCTCAGTCACTGTTGAACAAGTTGATACGGAGTAATCTGgtcaacaccacccaccagGTGGAGGTTCTTCAAAGAGACCCCAACTCTCCCCTTTACTCTGTGAAGTCCTTTGAGGAGCTACGACT TAAACCTCAGCTCCTTCAAGGAGTTTACGCCCTGGGCTTCAACCGACCCTCAAAGATCCAGGAGACAGCCTTGCCCATGATGCTGGCAGAGCC TCCACAGAATCTCATTGCCCAGTCACAGTCTGGCACAGGGAAAACGGCTGCATTTGTCCTGGCCATGCTCAGCCACGTCGACCCCAACAAGAAATATCCTCAG tgtctgtgtgtgtcgcccACCTATGAACTGGCCCTTCAGACCGGCAAAGTGATAGAACAGATGGGGAAACACTACCCCGAGGTCCAGCTGGTCTATGCTATCAGAGGAAACAAGT TGCAGCGGGGCATGAAGCTCCAGGAGCAGATCGTCATCGGCACCCCGGGGACCATGCTGGACTGGTGCATCAAGTTTAAGTTCATCGACCCCAAGATGATCAAGGTGTTTGTGCTGGACGAGGCGGACGTCATGATCGCCACGCAGGGCCACCAGGACCAGAGCATCCGCATCCAAAG AACGCTGCCAAAGGACTGCCAGATGCTGCTCTTCTCCGCCACCTTCGAGGAGTCAGTGTGGAACTTCGCCAAGCGCATCGTCCCCGACCCAAACATCATCAAGCTTAAGCGCGAGGAGGAGACGCTGGACACCATCAAGCAGTACTACGTGCAGTGCACCAGCAAGGAGGAGAAGTTCCAGGCCCTCTGCAACATCTACGGAGCCATCACCATCGCCCAGGCCATGGTCTTCTGCCAC ACGAGGAAGACGGCAGGTTGGCTGGCTGGGGAGCTGTCCAGGGAGGGCCACCAGGTGGCGCTGCTCAGTGGGGAGATGCAGGTCGAGCAGAGGGCTGCCGTCATCGACCGCTTCAGGGACGGCAAGGAGAAAGTGCTGGTCACCACCAATGTGTGCGCacgag GTATTGATGTGGAGCAGGTTTCCGTGGTGATAAACTTTGACCTGCCGGTGGACAGGGAAGGGAACCCTGACAACGAGACATACCTGCACAGGATTGGCCGCACCGGCCGGTTTGGCAAACGGGGATTGGCCATCAACATGGTGGACAGCAAGTTTGCTATGAACGTCCTCACCAGGATTCAGGAGCATTTTA ATAAGAAAATAGAAAAGCTGGACACTGACGATCTGGATGAAATTGAAAAGATCTCCAGCTAA